From Coffea arabica cultivar ET-39 chromosome 10e, Coffea Arabica ET-39 HiFi, whole genome shotgun sequence, one genomic window encodes:
- the LOC113711425 gene encoding uncharacterized protein: MLIWNIRGIAGRASIRRLKKLLRLHSVTFLVIIEPMVDAGQLDDFTSRFGFHLGVCNSSNKIWVMWRSGFAVNVLVNNDQLIHMQVCHDSWNFVAHGSFVYDKCSRVERRALWSALGLISEDMGTKPWFVGGDFNVVAAADEYAGQAAQDLTAMAEFAECISACGLKEIPFSGSRYTWTGIRQGRRIWKRLDRLLMNLEWQRRFSGSVVKHLNRATSDHSPQLLQLSPGLPTGPKSFCFQDMWLNHHDFLMVVRQCWDQPTDGYGMFHFFLKLKRLKQALRTWNQDVFGNIFEKVSKAEEEVRLKELQLEVTDSDEARVQWSQAQAALLKHLTDEETFWKQKARVKWLREGDANTRYFHSYLLDKRARLSITRICNLEGEVVESADDIGTAAVAFFQSLLAEVPPINNTAICRLLEAIPPLVTPD, from the coding sequence ATGCTAATATGGAATATTCGGGGAATTGCTGGTCGTGCCTCAATTCGCCGTTTGAAGAAGCTGTTACGTTTACATTCAGTAACTTTTCTAGTCATCATCGAGCCGATGGTTGATGCTGGTCAGCTAGATGATTTTACGTCCCGTTTTGGCTTTCACCTTGGGGTATGTAACTCCTCCAATAAAATATGGGTAATGTGGCGGTCTGGTTTTGCTGTAAATGTTTTAGTAAACAATGACCAACTTATTCACATGCAAGTTTGCCATGATTCTTGGAACTTTGTTGCTCACGGGTCCTTTGTTTATGACAAATGCTCGCGAGTTGAACGTCGCGCCTTATGGTCAGCCCTGGGATTAATATCGGAGGATATGGGGACTAAGCCGTGGTTTGTAGGAGGTGATTTCAATGTTGTAGCTGCTGCTGATGAATATGCCGGACAGGCTGCACAAGACTTGACCGCAATGGCTGAGTTTGCTGAATGTATATCTGCATGTGGTCTCAAAGAGATTCCCTTCTCGGGCAGTCGTTACACTTGGACTGGTATCCGCCAAGGCAGGAGAATCTGGAAGCGTTTAGATAGACTCCTGATGAATCTGGAATGGCAACGTCGTTTCTCTGGCAGCGTAGTGAAACATCTTAATCGCGCTACCTCAGACCATAGCCCACAGTTATTGCAACTCTCCCCAGGGCTCCCCACTGGGCCGAAGTCGTTTTGCTTCCAAGACATGTGGCTAAATCACCACGATTTCCTCATGGTGGTTCGCCAGTGCTGGGATCAACCGACAGATGGATATGGAatgtttcattttttcctcaaattGAAACGTTTAAAGCAAGCCTTGCGTACTTGGAACCAAGATGTATTTGGTAATATTTTCGAGAAAGTCTCCAAAGCTGAGGAGGAAGTAAGGCTAAAGGAGTTGCAACTTGAGGTGACAGATTCGGATGAGGCTCGAGTGCAATGGAGTCAGGCCCAGGCTGCACTGCTGAAACACCTAACTGATGAGGAAACTTTCTGGAAACAGAAAGCCAGAGTGAAGTGGCTGAGGGAGGGTGACGCAAATACTCGGTATTTTCACTCCTACCTGTTGGATAAACGGGCACGGCTCTCGATCACCAGGATCTGCAATTTAGAGGGTGAGGTTGTTGAAAGTGCAGATGACATTGGGACAGCGGCAGTGGCTTTCTTTCAATCGCTGTTAGCGGAGGTTCCACCAATAAACAACACTGCTATTTGCAGGCTGCTAGAGGCCATCCCACCTCTTGTTACCCCAGATTAG